The genomic window AGCGACGCGATGGCGGAAAATAGGAAGTTGATACTAAATACCGCGCCGGTGAGAAAACAGCCCAGCCACGAAAAGATTACGTTTCCAATTGATAAGAATCGGTACCGGCATCATGACGTCCTGTTAGATATGTACGGCGGTCGACAACACAACAGGGCTGGGAACGCTCTCGCAGGGGGAGATTAAGTCAGGGACACAGTATGCGCCGAAAGGGCGGCAGGGGCAATTTCACCGGAATCCCCATGCCGGCTGAGGCCGACGCGGCAAAAATCAGCGGTACAACGAAGGTTCGCCGGGCGGGCGGGTTTTAAAGCGCCGATGCAGCCACATGTATTGATCCGGCGCCTGCAGTATCGCCTGCTCCACCACCTTGTTCATATAGCTGGCGGCGGCAATATCGCTATCCAGCGGCATGTCGCGCTCATCGGGCAGAATCAACAGCTCATACCCGCGCCCCTGAGGCAAACGGCGCGGCATGAACGGGATCACCGCCGGTTTGGCCGTTTTGGCCAGCAAATAGGTGCCGGCGGTGGTCGCGGCCTGGGGAACGGCGAACAGCGGCGCGAATACGCTGCTTTTGGGGCCATAGTCATGATCCGGCGCGTACCAGATGATATCGCCGTTTTTCAAAGCGCGAATCATGCCTTTAATATCCGACCGGTCCAGCATGGATTTGTTGGAGCGCATACGCCCCCAGGTTTGCAGCCAGTCCAGCAGCGGGTTGTCGTTGGGGCGATAAACGCCGATACCGGGGTTATACATGCCAAAAATCCGCGCCCCCAGTTCAAGAGTGAGAAAATGCATGCCGATAAGCAGCACCCCTTTATTTTCCGCGCGCGCGCCGGCGATATGCTCCAGGCCGCTGACGGAGATCCAGCGCTTGATACGCCAATCAGGCCAGAACCAGGCGATGCTGGTTTCGATAAGCCCCATGCCGACCGATTCAAAATTCTGCCGCAACAGCGCTTCACGCTCCGCTTCCGGCATGGCCGGAAAACACAATTGCAGATTACGGCGCGCGATCGCCTCTCTGTGGCGCATGAAGCGCATCGCAAGCCGTCCCAGACGGGTACCCAGCGCGTAGAGCAGCGGATAAGGCAGCAGCACCAGCAAATAGAGAGCCCCGATACCCAGCCAGGTTAGCCAATAACGCGGATGCAGCAAAGAACGATTAAAAACAGGAAGTGTGGTCATAGCGTCCCAAGTGTGAATGTGACGGGTAAGCCCGTACCTTCAGCCGTGCCGTAATACCTTGCAATATTCTGGCATTTTTTTTGCTGCGGTGGAATAAAGCGTCGCGCTATGGGCATTATTGGCCTAAGCACGTGCGCTTTTTGTGCAATTAGTGGTGGATAACGCTACGTCCGACGAAATAGCCCCTTCACCTCGTGGGGTTCGCAGCGCCAATATTGCTTGGGCCCTTGCACTTGGGCGCCGAGTTTGGCGGCCAAGTGCAAGGGCCAGCGGGGATCGTACAATGCGCCGCGGGCCAGCGCGATAACGTCCGCATCGCCGTTGGCGATAATTGCCTCCGCCTGCTCCGGCTCAGTTATCATGCCGACCGCGAAGGTTGTAAGCCCGGTCTCCTGCCGGATCCGTCTGGCGAAGGGCACCTGATAACCGGGGCCGACGCTGATGAGCTGCTGTGGTGACAGGCCACCGCTGGACACGTGAATATAATCGCATCCGGCCGCTTTTAGCGCCTGAGCCGGCGCCACGGATTGCGCCTCGTCCCAACCGCCCTCAACCCAGTCGGTGGCGGAGATGCGCACCCCTACCGCCATGGTTAACGGCAACGCCTGAAATACTTCGAGCGTCAGACGCATGCGGTTCTCCAGGCTGCCGTCGTACCGATCGTTGCGCTGATTGGTAAGCGGCGATAAAAATTGATGCAACAGATAGCCGTGGGCGGCGTGCAGTTCGATGAGATGAAAACCGATACGCTATGCGCGTCGGGCTGCGGTGACGAACTCGTCTTTAAGCACCGCTGTTTCATCAAGACTTAACACCTGTGGTTTGGTCGCGGCGTCATCGTAAGCAAGCGCCGACGGAGCGACCGTTTGCCAGCCGCCCTATTCGGGAGCGAGAGACTGTCCGCCGGACCAAGGCGGCGCGGTGGACGCTTTCCGCCCGGCGTGCGCCAGCTGGATCCCCAGCGCAATCGGGGAATGGGATTTTACCGTATCCACTACGGCCGCCAGGGCGTGCTCGGTCCGATCGTCCCACAACCCCAGAGATCCTGCGGGGAGATGCGCCCGACCGGATTGACCGCGGTGTGGCCTCAAAAATCAGCAGGGCGGCGCCCGACAGCGCCAGATGGCCGAGATGCACGGTATGCCAGGAGGTCGCTTTCCCCTCGAGGGCGGAGTATTGGCACATTGGGGCAACAACGATACGGTTTTCAAGCTGCAGGTTGCCCAAAGCGATAGGGCTGAACAGATGACTCATTGGCGGGCCTCTCATCGATGAATGGCCGGCCGGGGAGATCCCCGGAACCGACACGGGACGTGGCTAATAGTGATCGCCCTGAGGGGTATCGTCAAGCCGTTGCCCTAGCGCGAGCACGTCCGGGCTAAACAGGGAGGGGAATCTCGCCTCGTGGCTGGTGCTTTGGCGTCAATGCGGTAAAATGCGGCCCGGGGGCCGGGTTAGCCCGCCGCCGATAATTTAACTACCGACACAGGAACGTACACCATGCCAGTGTTACATAACAGGGTCTCTAACCAGGAATTACGGGCGCGCATGTTAGCCGAAAGCGAGCCACGCACCACCGTCTCGTTTTATCGCTATTTTACCCTGAGTGATCCTCAGGGCTTCCGTGATGATCTTTACCGCACGCTCACCGCGCTGCAGGTCTTTGGCCGCGTTTATATCGCCGCTGAAGGGATCAATGCGCAAATCAGCGTGCTGCAAAGCCGTTTTGACGCTATGCGCGAAGCGCTGTATGCCGCACATCCGCAGCTGGATGGGCTGCGGTTGAATGTCGCCTTGGACGACGACGGTAAATCTTTCTGGGTACTGCGCATGAAAGTGCGGCCGCGGATTGTCGCAGACGGTATTGACGATCCCACGTTCAATCCGGCGAACGTTGGCCATTATCTGAAAGCGGAAGAGGTCAACGCCCTGGCGGACGATCCGCAAGCGCTGTTTGTCGACATGCGCAACCACTATGAGTATGAAGTGGGGCATTTCGACCAGGCTATTGAGATCCCCTCCGACACGTTCCGCGAGCAACTGCCGATGGTCGTGGAAATGTTGCAGCATGACAAAGATAAAAAAATCGTGATGTACTGCACCGGCGGGATCCGCTGTGAAAAAGCTAGCGCCTGGATGCGGCACAACGGTTTTAAAAATGTCTATCATGTGGAAGGCGGGATTATCGAATACGCGCGTCGCGCGCGGGAACAAGGTTTACCGCTGAAGTTTACCGGCAAAAATTTTGTCTTCGATGAACGTTTGGGCGAGCGGATCACGCCGGATATTATCGCCCACTGCCATCAATGCGGCGCCCCCTGCGATAGTCATACCAATTGCCGTAATCAGGGTTGCCATCTGCTGTTTATTCAATGCCCCGTTTGTGCCGAACACTATGTGGGTTGCTGCAGCGTGACCTGTCAGGAGGAGCTATCGCTGCCGCTGTCCGAGCAGCGCTCGCACCGCGCCGGCCGGGAAAACGGTATGAAAATCTTTAATAAATCCCGTGAACGCCTGCAACTGTCCTTAACAGGGGAAGATTCGGCACAGAAATAGCGTCGCGTCTACCGTCGACGGGAAGTGATTAGCCGGCGGCAAAGCGGCGCAGCAAAAACGGCGTTAAATCGAAACCGCGATCTCTCCCCCAGCACGCTGGCAAATTTAAAACCGTGGCCGCTCAGGCCGGATATCACCAGCACATTGTCATGCTCCGGCAGCGTATCAATGATGAAATCCTCGTCGGGGAAAAGATCATAGATGTAGGACTGGCCATTGAGACACACGCCGACGCCTGGCAAAAACGTGCTCAGAAAACCAAACACCTCCGTACCGTCCTCGGCCAGGGAGCCAAATGGTTTACGCTGCTCCGGTGCGGTAATGCGCTGACCGCCGGTGTGTTTGCCCACCTTAAGCGCATTCTCCAGGGCCGGGAAACCGTAGTAATGGTTGTCATCGGGCGCTTCAACGGTGAAGGCGGGGAAATGGTTATCTTCACTGAATCGTCCATCTGCCTGGTGCCAGGAAAACACCTTGCGTACCGGCGTTATCGGTAGCGACGGCAGTAATTGTTTGACCCAGGTGCCGGCGGCGACCAATAATTTTCGGCCCTGATAACGGCTACCTTCGCGCGTTTTTACTTGCACGACTCCGTCAGCGAGGTTGATGTCCGTGACGCCGCAGTTGAAGAGCTGCGCGCAGCCGGCCTTCTCCGCCAGTGAGATATAGCGGGCAATCGCCAGCTCCGATTTCAAGTAACCGGCCTGCGGCTCAAAAACGCCGATATAATCCTCAGGCACCCGCAATACCGACCAGAGGGCGTTCACCGCGGCACCGGTCATCAATTCGCAAGGTAGCTGGTAGCGTTTTACCCCGCTGGCTGCATTCTGAATAAACAGTGATGGGCGCGGCCCGAGATTTATCACGCCGCTGCGGTGAAAAACCGGCGTTTCGCCGCTGTCGCTGAGCGTTTGCCATAAGGTTTGAGCGCGCTGCACCAGCGGCACGTATTTCTCTCCTTCGCCGTAGGCATGGCGTAATAACCCGCGGCAGCCCCCACGGATCCGCTGCCGATGACGATTAAATCGTAAACCATACCCTCATGCTCCTGACAGGATTCCGGCGGCCGTCGCGCCGCGTCGGATAAGTGTAGTGACAATCTGTAAGCACGAATAGGGTCATCTGTCTGAAATAGGGCCAACGCAAAATAAAAACACCCGCGGCAGAGCTGCGGGCGCATGAGGGGTGACAGAACTAATGCTTGCGGTAATCCAGGTGTTCCGTTGATTCTATTTTGGCGATACCGGCTTCAAGGATGGAAATCAGCTGCTTGGCAACATCGGTCGTCAGCCACAAAGTCCGGTCAACTTCCGCATCAGCAGTGGCCTGGTCAGGGGAATTGACATAATGCAGGCGAATCATCATGGCATCGTAGGGATCTACTGTACTGATATCCCAGCCGACCAGCGGGTGTGTATGAATGATTTCGTTTTTTCTGTACATATATACCCCTTATTTGACTCGTTATGATTTGAGTGACAATGAGGTTCTGGCATCTCCTGGTTTGCAGGTAGCTTCATTATACCCGACTTTTCAAATTTTTTCGTAATTAGAGACTTTTTTTGTAATAGGAAACGTCGCAAAGGTTACTGAACGTACCGGCACAGGCGGCTGAGGCCTGCAGCGGCGCGCATTTTCAGTCCTGCCGCGGCGCAAGGGGGAGGCGTCACTGGCGTGACGCGTCGGGCCAGCTCTTCCGCTAATTGTGCGAAATATTTCTGCATTAGCACGTCGCGGTTTTGATTCTGGGTCTCCAGCATCAGGTTATGAATAAGCAACTGGTTCGCTTTTTCATCGAGGCTGAAGGAAATATAGGAAAAAGCAATTTCCAGCACGCTCAGCCGGCGCCGCTGTTCGCTTATCAATTGCAGTAACTCACCGAAGGTCATCGCTTCTTCTGGCTTTTCCGACGTCATGGTGTTCTCCCGAAAGCGGTGGTGCCGTCTTGTACAGATACCGGCAATGGTTTTCCCTATCATAAGCCGCATTAGGAATTTTTACAGGGGTAGCCTGCGTTTTTGGGCGAAAGTGACAAGAAAAAAAGGCCGGGTAAGCGAGCCCGGCAAGCGACAGTACAACAAAACACATTTATGGCGAGGGTGGATCAAACCAACCATCGGCGCTTTCCCACGTCTCTTGCAGGATGTCGGTGATGAGCGCCTTGTCTCCCTTTGTTACCGCCCAGGACCGTTATGCCATTGGCGCTGGCATAACGTAGCTGCAGCTTGGCCTCTGCAAATTGTTTATCGATACGAAGGTGTAATTCTTTGCTCAACGCCTCCAGGGCACCAGCAGGAAGCGGTGTCGCTTTGGCGAGAGTGATTTCAATGCGCATTTGTCTGCTCTCACAGTAATGATGACTGTTTATTTATACAGAATCATGGCAGAGGACGCAACCGATATAGCGCGCTGCCGCAATGCCCTGCGTCAGAAGTTCGCTGGCAAAACCGGGAGAACTATGGGAGTGGCGGTACATTCGCACAAAGGGCAAACAGGCGGCGGGGCGTCTGCCCCGGCGCCGGATGCCGACAACGCTTTATGCGAGCGACGAACGGCGCCCGAGCGGTGAGTCAATGGTCGCTTTCGTCAACCACGGTCCAATTGAGCGTCTGCTCGGCAAGGAAGGGGACCAGCGTTTCGCCGTCACCGCCCGTCAGAGGAATGGCCGCGGGTTGCTGATGGGGTTCACGGTACAGGGTAATAAAATCATCGTTAAGCGGCAGATCGTAAAAGCGCGGACCGTTTAGCGAACAAAAAGCTTCAAAATGTGCCAGCGCGCCGATTTCCTCAAACACCGTAGCATACGCCGGCAAAGCGGCGAGTGCATTAAATATGCCGGCACAGCCGCAGTCCGATTCTTTACGTCCGCGCGCGTGAGGGGCGGTATCGGTACCGAGGAACAGACGGTCGCAACCGCTGGCCACTGCCGCGCGCAATGCCTGCTGATGTACATTGCGTTTCAGGATAGGCAAGCAGTAGAGATGCGGACGCACTCCTCCCACCAGCATATGGTTGCGGTTGAACATGAGATGCTGCGGGGTAAGGGTAGCGGCCAAATGCCTATCGCCGGCCAGCACATAATCGGCGGCTTCTTTGGTGGTAATATGTTCAAACACGATCTTCAGCGCCGGAAATTGGCGGCGAATCGGCGTCATTACTTGTTCGATAAAGCGCGCCTCGCGATCGAAAATATCAATGTCTGCCGCCGTGACTTCCCCGTGAATAAGGAGCGGCATACCGATGGTCTGCATGGCGTCAAACAAGGGATAAATGGCGGCAATATTGGTTACGCCATGCTGAGAGTTGGTTGTGGCATTGGCCGGATACAGTTTGGCGGCGGTAAACACTCCCTGGCGATGGCCGTCAATCAGCGTTTTCTTGTCCAGCGAATCCGTCAAATAACAGGTCATCAGTGGCGTAAACCGGTGACCCGCCGGCAGCGCAGCCAAAATACGTTCGCGATAGGCTATCGCCTGGCCGAGTGTCGTAATGGGCGTCGTCGTCAGGTTGGGCATAATAATCGCCCGGCCAAAATGGCGGCTGGTGTAAGGCAGCACAGTGCGCAACATATCATCGTCGCGCAAATGAACATGCCAGTCGTCCGGCCGGCGAATTTTCAGTACTGCGGGCTGTGCGGTCATGGGGTTGAACTCCGGTTGAGCAGGGGAATGTCGTTGTGCGTTTCTTGTCATGGCGGGGTACAAGAATAAGCGTAAAGCGAAGTTATTGCATTAATTTCTTGGCGAATGGCGGTCGTACAGAGGACAAAAAAAGACCCGCCGCAGCGGGTCTGAGAGTGGAGAGCTTACAGCGGGTCCGGCGTGCCCGGACGGGTTGCCGGTGCGGTCGCTTGATGGTCCGCGGCGTGACCGCCGGCGCCGCCGCGGCCGTCGAAGCGGTAGTCCGGCCGTTGCCAGTCGCTGATCGGTGGCGGCGAAGGCGTATAGGCCGGCGCAGGTGCTTTGGTCATCGGTGCGCTGGCGTGATGCTTAAAGCGCGTGGCAGGGGCTTTGGGCGTTGCCGGTAACGGCTGTCCGTCCTGCGCCAGCGGCGTGCTGACGGGAGGCTGCGCGTGACGTGCGGCGTCTTGGGCTGCGGCAGAAGGCGTGGTTTGCCCCATGCCGTGAGTCTCGCTGTCCGCCGTCGACACAACGGGGGGGAGTGCGGCGTCAGAGGACGCAGCGGCCCCCGACGCGACGATAGCATTGCCCGTTTCCTCAGGACGTTGCACCTCGACCGTTACGGCAGGCTCGGACGCCGGCGCCAGACTGGCGGGGCGTTCCTCGCCGCACGATGCGGTAGGCTGGGAGGCTGGCGTTGGATCGGCGGGGTGTTCCTCACCGTGAGATGCTGCAGGCTGGGACGACGCGGCGGAATGCGCCTCAACGCACGGCTCAACCGGCAGCTGAGCCGTTTCGGCCCCACGGACGGGGTCGCTCGGATGCGTGGCCTCCGGCGTGGCAAAGGCGTCATTGGGCTGTGCAGATGCTTGAGACAGATCTGCGGCCGTTGACGCCACGGCGCTAACGGCGGCCGGCTCGGCTTGCTCAATCTGTCGTTGTGCCACTTGCCGGTCATCGGGGGCGATGACCGGTGGCACCTCATCAGCGGCAGCTTCCTGTGCTGGTGAGGGATCCTGCGGGACCAGCGTGGTGGGCGGTAGCGCTTCGCTGACCGTTACCGTTCCGCCTGCTACCGTCGCGGCAAATGCTGTCTGTGGCTGTTGCTCTGCGGCGTCAGCCACCTCTGCGGTCTGGAAGCCACCGGCCACATCGGTGAGCGCGTCTTGTTCCGGCTGCTCGATGGGCGTGATGGGATAGCTGACCCACACTTTACCCGAGGCCATTTCCGGCGACACGACCGCGCTGGTAAGCGGTACCGGCGACGAGAGTGGATAACGTTCATCGCGGTAACGGCGGCGGCGTTGGCCGCTTACGCGCAGATGACGCGGGGAACGCCGTGAACGGCGCGGCAAACCCGCCTCGTTACCGTTACGTCCGGCATCGGCATTGCTGGCATCGAGCGCGACGTCATTCTTGTCTTGCAGGACGTCGTTACTATCATTGTCGTCTTGACTTTCTACCGCCGCATTAAACGCGGCGGTGGCGCTTTCCGCGGCGGCAGGAAGGGTGGGTCGATCGCCGACGCGGATTTTGCGATTCAATGCGCGACGCTGACGGCGCGGCTGAGCCTGAATCGGCTTATCGTCCTCGTCGGAGGCGTTGCCGCCGTCTGACTCTGTCACGGCGGCAGGCAACGCTTTTATTTCCTGCTCTGCGGTCTGCGCTTTCGGCTCTTGTTGACGTCGGCGCTGACGATCTTGACGTGGTTCGCGACGCGGCTGGACCTGCTCTTCCTGCGCTGTTTCTTCAACAATGTCGCTTGCCGTGTCTGTTTCATTAAGGGTCTGCGAACGCTTGCGGCGCGGATCGTCACGGCCATCGCGGAGCTGACGGTTTTCCTGACCGGCGCGGACCGGTTCGCCATTCCGGTCACGGCGGCCGCCCTGACGGCGTTGACCGCGGCGATCCTGACGCTCCTGGCGACGCGGCGTTTCCGCCTCGGCCGGTGCCTCGACGACTACCGCTTTGGCGGTGTCTGTTTCCTGCTGTGGCGCCGGTGTGCCGAGGAGGGATTTGAAACCATCGACTAGACGGCCGAACAGGCCGCGCGATGCGCCGGCGCTTGCCGCGCTGACGGCAGGCGCCGCCGGTACGCTACTCGCATCAACCGTAGCCGGTTTCTCGCTGACCAGCGGCGGATCGGGCATCACAAATGCCGCCAACGCCGGCTGTTCGGGGCGTTTGCGATCCGAGGCAGGCTCCTCTGACGGTTGGGTCATTTCCGCTTCATGCAACTGCGGCAGCAGATAGCTCAGGGTGGGGGCTTCTTCGCCTTTGCGCACGCGCAGTACCGCATAATGCGGGGTCTGCATTTGATCGTTAGGCACGATAATCGCCTGGACGCCGCCCTGACGTTTTTCAATGGCGTTAACGGCTTCGCGTTTCTCGTTCAGCAAATAAGAGGCGATAGGCACCGGCACGATGGCGTGCACTTCGTGGGTATTCTCTTTTAGCGCCTCTTCTTCGATAAGCCGCAGTATGGAAAGAGAAAGGGATTCGTTATCACGAATGGTGCCGGTACCGCCGCAGCGGGGGCAGACGTGATGGCTCGATTCACCCAGCGACGGGCTCAGACGCTGACGGGATAGCTCCAGTAGGCCGAAGCGGGAAATGCGCCCGATTTGAATGCGGGCACGGTCCTGACGGACCGATTCACGCAGGCAATTTTCCACTTCGCGCTGGTGGCGCACCGGCGTCATATCGATAAAGTCGATAACGATCAAACCGCCCAGGTCGCGCAGACGCAGCTGGCGGGCGATTTCATCCGCCGCCTCAAGGTTGGTATTGAAAGCGGTTTCTTCAATATCGCCGCCGCGGGTTGAGCGCGCGGAGTTGATATCAATGGCGGTCAACGCCTCGGTAGTATCGATGACAATGGAGCCACCGGAGGGCAGCCGCACTTCACGCTG from Sodalis glossinidius str. 'morsitans' includes these protein-coding regions:
- a CDS encoding Kdo(2)-lipid IV(A) acyltransferase, with product MTTLPVFNRSLLHPRYWLTWLGIGALYLLVLLPYPLLYALGTRLGRLAMRFMRHREAIARRNLQLCFPAMPEAEREALLRQNFESVGMGLIETSIAWFWPDWRIKRWISVSGLEHIAGARAENKGVLLIGMHFLTLELGARIFGMYNPGIGVYRPNDNPLLDWLQTWGRMRSNKSMLDRSDIKGMIRALKNGDIIWYAPDHDYGPKSSVFAPLFAVPQAATTAGTYLLAKTAKPAVIPFMPRRLPQGRGYELLILPDERDMPLDSDIAAASYMNKVVEQAILQAPDQYMWLHRRFKTRPPGEPSLYR
- a CDS encoding rhodanese-related sulfurtransferase; its protein translation is MPVLHNRVSNQELRARMLAESEPRTTVSFYRYFTLSDPQGFRDDLYRTLTALQVFGRVYIAAEGINAQISVLQSRFDAMREALYAAHPQLDGLRLNVALDDDGKSFWVLRMKVRPRIVADGIDDPTFNPANVGHYLKAEEVNALADDPQALFVDMRNHYEYEVGHFDQAIEIPSDTFREQLPMVVEMLQHDKDKKIVMYCTGGIRCEKASAWMRHNGFKNVYHVEGGIIEYARRAREQGLPLKFTGKNFVFDERLGERITPDIIAHCHQCGAPCDSHTNCRNQGCHLLFIQCPVCAEHYVGCCSVTCQEELSLPLSEQRSHRAGRENGMKIFNKSRERLQLSLTGEDSAQK
- the bssS gene encoding biofilm formation regulator BssS, whose protein sequence is MYRKNEIIHTHPLVGWDISTVDPYDAMMIRLHYVNSPDQATADAEVDRTLWLTTDVAKQLISILEAGIAKIESTEHLDYRKH
- the pyrC gene encoding dihydroorotase; protein product: MTAQPAVLKIRRPDDWHVHLRDDDMLRTVLPYTSRHFGRAIIMPNLTTTPITTLGQAIAYRERILAALPAGHRFTPLMTCYLTDSLDKKTLIDGHRQGVFTAAKLYPANATTNSQHGVTNIAAIYPLFDAMQTIGMPLLIHGEVTAADIDIFDREARFIEQVMTPIRRQFPALKIVFEHITTKEAADYVLAGDRHLAATLTPQHLMFNRNHMLVGGVRPHLYCLPILKRNVHQQALRAAVASGCDRLFLGTDTAPHARGRKESDCGCAGIFNALAALPAYATVFEEIGALAHFEAFCSLNGPRFYDLPLNDDFITLYREPHQQPAAIPLTGGDGETLVPFLAEQTLNWTVVDESDH
- the rne gene encoding ribonuclease E, which encodes MKRMLINATQQEELRVALVDGQRLYDLDIESPGHEQKKANIYKGKITRIEPSLEAAFVDYGAERHGFLPLKEISREYFPPQYSSHGRPNIKDVLREGQEVIVQVDKEERGNKGAALTTFISLAGSYLVLMPNNPRAGGISRRIEGDDRTELKEALSSLELPDSMGLIVRTAGVGKSADALQWDLAFRLKHWQAIKKAAEGRPAPFLIHQESNVIVRAFRDYLRPDIGEILIDNPKVLDLAKEHIASLGRPDFTSKIKLYSGEIPLFSHYQIESQIESAFQREVRLPSGGSIVIDTTEALTAIDINSARSTRGGDIEETAFNTNLEAADEIARQLRLRDLGGLIVIDFIDMTPVRHQREVENCLRESVRQDRARIQIGRISRFGLLELSRQRLSPSLGESSHHVCPRCGGTGTIRDNESLSLSILRLIEEEALKENTHEVHAIVPVPIASYLLNEKREAVNAIEKRQGGVQAIIVPNDQMQTPHYAVLRVRKGEEAPTLSYLLPQLHEAEMTQPSEEPASDRKRPEQPALAAFVMPDPPLVSEKPATVDASSVPAAPAVSAASAGASRGLFGRLVDGFKSLLGTPAPQQETDTAKAVVVEAPAEAETPRRQERQDRRGQRRQGGRRDRNGEPVRAGQENRQLRDGRDDPRRKRSQTLNETDTASDIVEETAQEEQVQPRREPRQDRQRRRQQEPKAQTAEQEIKALPAAVTESDGGNASDEDDKPIQAQPRRQRRALNRKIRVGDRPTLPAAAESATAAFNAAVESQDDNDSNDVLQDKNDVALDASNADAGRNGNEAGLPRRSRRSPRHLRVSGQRRRRYRDERYPLSSPVPLTSAVVSPEMASGKVWVSYPITPIEQPEQDALTDVAGGFQTAEVADAAEQQPQTAFAATVAGGTVTVSEALPPTTLVPQDPSPAQEAAADEVPPVIAPDDRQVAQRQIEQAEPAAVSAVASTAADLSQASAQPNDAFATPEATHPSDPVRGAETAQLPVEPCVEAHSAASSQPAASHGEEHPADPTPASQPTASCGEERPASLAPASEPAVTVEVQRPEETGNAIVASGAAASSDAALPPVVSTADSETHGMGQTTPSAAAQDAARHAQPPVSTPLAQDGQPLPATPKAPATRFKHHASAPMTKAPAPAYTPSPPPISDWQRPDYRFDGRGGAGGHAADHQATAPATRPGTPDPL